A window of the Arthrobacter sp. Marseille-P9274 genome harbors these coding sequences:
- a CDS encoding hemerythrin domain-containing protein yields the protein MGTYAAGAIEGNAGMVNESKDATGDRHAQAAVEQHHAQMLQRMKHLTDLLAGAVQERDASAAHDAKNTLVEWCENELLPHALAEEKFLYAMARERPEASMLVTGMLVEHRTIVNTLEELRSLSDVRAAAVATALERLFALHLEKENQLLLPFIVEQPDLSLVAAVQGLHELTGELQAEGSGHSHTTTETRLD from the coding sequence ATGGGGACGTACGCCGCCGGAGCCATCGAAGGGAACGCGGGCATGGTCAATGAGAGCAAGGACGCAACGGGCGATCGGCACGCCCAGGCCGCCGTAGAACAGCACCACGCACAGATGCTCCAGAGGATGAAGCACCTGACGGACCTCCTCGCCGGCGCCGTGCAGGAACGCGATGCCTCGGCCGCGCATGACGCCAAGAACACGCTGGTGGAGTGGTGCGAGAACGAACTGCTGCCGCATGCCCTCGCCGAGGAGAAGTTCCTCTATGCGATGGCCCGGGAGCGTCCCGAGGCCTCGATGCTGGTCACCGGCATGCTGGTGGAGCACCGCACCATCGTGAACACCCTCGAGGAGCTGCGCAGCCTGTCCGATGTCCGCGCGGCCGCCGTCGCCACCGCCCTGGAGCGGCTCTTCGCGCTGCACCTGGAGAAGGAGAACCAACTCCTGCTGCCGTTCATCGTCGAGCAGCCGGACCTTTCCCTGGTCGCGGCGGTGCAGGGCCTGCACGAGCTGACCGGCGAGCTCCAGGCCGAGGGCAGCGGCCATTCGCATACCACCACGGAGACCAGGCTGGACTGA
- a CDS encoding DNA alkylation repair protein, translating into MGVMNDLLGPPAVADLRGVLARAADQRDWPALAAAAERLEPLALRARADLLAGALLSDLDGGRGHGAGYERAAAIFRAALRDPEFSGWPIWPVSEAAVTLALQDGRRRSFDDALALLAELTPRLTGEFAIRRLLIEDLDRALAIIADWTLHPDGHVRRLASEGTRPYLPWAVRVPEIIARPGATIPLLDALHRDESEYVRRSVANHLNDVARHAPDEVVAAAGRWSADPGQHTAWVVRHGLRTLVKKAHPGALAVLGFTSGGVSVSVPELDRGTVHLPGELGFGVVVTNDSGEPARVAIDYVVHYLKANGLLAPKVFKLAVAELAAGESRQLRKTHAFRQMTTRVHYPGRHQLQVQANGTLSAKAEFDVVS; encoded by the coding sequence ATGGGCGTGATGAATGACCTGCTGGGGCCGCCGGCCGTCGCGGACCTGCGCGGTGTCCTCGCCCGGGCAGCGGACCAGCGTGACTGGCCGGCCCTGGCCGCGGCGGCGGAACGGCTCGAACCGCTCGCGCTGCGGGCGCGCGCGGACCTGCTGGCGGGCGCGCTCCTGTCCGATCTGGATGGCGGCCGCGGACACGGGGCGGGCTACGAGCGGGCGGCTGCCATCTTCCGGGCCGCGCTGCGGGATCCGGAGTTCAGCGGCTGGCCGATCTGGCCGGTCAGCGAGGCGGCGGTGACCCTGGCGCTGCAGGACGGGAGGCGTCGCTCCTTCGACGACGCGCTGGCGCTGCTGGCGGAGCTGACGCCGCGGCTCACCGGCGAGTTCGCCATCCGGCGCCTGCTCATCGAGGATCTGGACCGCGCGCTGGCCATCATCGCGGACTGGACACTTCATCCGGACGGGCACGTGCGCCGGCTGGCAAGCGAGGGAACCCGGCCCTACCTGCCCTGGGCCGTGCGCGTCCCGGAGATCATCGCCAGACCCGGCGCAACGATCCCGCTCCTGGACGCGCTGCACCGGGACGAATCCGAGTACGTCAGGCGTTCGGTGGCGAACCACCTGAACGACGTGGCCCGGCATGCGCCGGACGAGGTCGTGGCGGCGGCCGGACGCTGGAGCGCGGATCCCGGCCAGCACACCGCGTGGGTGGTCCGGCACGGGCTGCGGACCCTGGTGAAGAAGGCCCACCCCGGCGCGCTGGCCGTACTCGGCTTCACCTCCGGCGGCGTCTCGGTCTCGGTTCCGGAACTGGACCGCGGCACCGTGCACCTGCCCGGGGAACTCGGCTTCGGCGTCGTTGTCACGAATGACTCCGGCGAGCCGGCGCGCGTGGCGATTGACTACGTGGTCCATTACCTGAAGGCCAACGGATTGCTCGCGCCGAAAGTGTTCAAGCTGGCGGTAGCGGAGCTGGCGGCGGGGGAGTCCAGGCAACTGCGCAAGACCCACGCCTTCCGGCAGATGACCACGCGGGTCCACTACCCCGGTCGGCACCAGCTCCAGGTCCAGGCGAACGGAACCCTATCTGCCAAGGCGGAGTTCGACGTCGTTAGCTGA
- a CDS encoding nuclear transport factor 2 family protein encodes MTSADVVRSAGTELFVNRDPAAVDRYYAPDYRQHSPLAPDGPEALRAFVGHLPLEFRFEPLRILEDGDMVVIHCVYHGLGPTPMVAFNVFRVVGDRLAEHWEVLAPLAQDSVSGHSQVDGPTAVTDLDKTLANKALVSEFAQKVLMERDYAVVENYVARDLAQHNPEAGDGLEGIEAALAVWATQGRPLTHRMIHRIVGQGNFVLTVSEGEFGVPVALYELWRVEDSLIVEHWDVIQPVPFEMPHGNGFF; translated from the coding sequence ATGACCAGTGCAGACGTCGTCCGCTCAGCCGGAACGGAGCTTTTCGTCAACCGCGATCCCGCCGCCGTGGACCGCTACTACGCGCCGGACTACCGCCAGCATTCGCCGCTGGCGCCGGACGGGCCGGAGGCGTTGCGGGCCTTCGTCGGGCACCTGCCGCTGGAGTTCCGGTTCGAACCGCTGCGCATCCTCGAGGACGGCGACATGGTGGTCATCCACTGCGTCTACCACGGCCTCGGACCGACGCCGATGGTCGCGTTCAACGTCTTCCGCGTGGTCGGGGACCGGCTGGCCGAGCACTGGGAGGTGCTGGCGCCGCTGGCCCAGGACTCCGTCAGCGGACACTCCCAGGTGGACGGTCCGACCGCGGTCACCGACCTGGACAAGACGCTCGCCAACAAGGCCCTCGTGAGCGAGTTCGCGCAGAAGGTGCTGATGGAGCGGGACTACGCGGTCGTGGAGAACTACGTCGCCCGCGACCTCGCCCAGCACAATCCCGAGGCCGGCGACGGACTGGAAGGCATCGAAGCCGCGCTGGCGGTCTGGGCGACCCAGGGCCGCCCGCTGACGCACCGGATGATCCACCGGATCGTCGGCCAGGGAAACTTCGTCCTGACCGTGTCCGAGGGCGAGTTCGGCGTGCCGGTGGCGCTGTACGAACTGTGGCGCGTGGAAGACAGCCTGATCGTGGAGCACTGGGACGTGATCCAGCCGGTGCCGTTCGAGATGCCGCACGGCAACGGGTTCTTCTGA
- a CDS encoding TetR family transcriptional regulator: MFRPGAPLEEIEEDVESMITELVHQLGRTAEADPEPAGAEERAYIKAFSDARANSDRDQAGLLATAIGRPNLAEALIYLNRRLDRMDLDPQDPAGIIGIIVRLAMDGLWVSDILDDTRFSPEERRKITDILTGMTYLTDSQLEELEAQAARR, from the coding sequence ATGTTCAGGCCGGGGGCGCCCCTCGAAGAAATCGAAGAGGACGTCGAATCGATGATCACGGAGCTGGTGCACCAGCTGGGCCGGACCGCCGAGGCGGATCCGGAGCCCGCGGGAGCCGAGGAACGGGCGTACATCAAGGCCTTCTCCGACGCCCGCGCCAACAGCGACCGCGACCAGGCCGGCCTGCTGGCCACGGCGATCGGGCGGCCGAACCTCGCGGAGGCGCTCATCTACCTGAACCGTCGGCTGGACCGGATGGACCTGGATCCGCAGGACCCGGCGGGAATCATCGGCATCATTGTGCGGCTGGCGATGGACGGGCTGTGGGTCAGCGACATTCTCGACGACACCCGGTTCAGCCCCGAGGAACGCCGGAAGATCACCGACATCCTGACCGGCATGACCTACCTGACGGACAGCCAGCTGGAGGAGCTGGAAGCCCAAGCGGCACGGCGCTGA
- a CDS encoding DUF998 domain-containing protein, producing MTPQPSTARRTRYAAVAMAGAVIYAVVDVVLHLLPPHYNPISDAESNLAVGPFGWIMNLNFLGRAAMTFCLIAAVNGTGPASGLRRTGTGLLAVGGVCSGVLAFFSTDVHDAGTSVPRISTVEGAIHLYVSGLGFLAAMAAFVSLTLWIRTSPQLRTAYPAALAFTLLAGAGLASLGLAIALAPELLGLAERICLVGILGWAFAVCAAIRRPVTRAL from the coding sequence ATGACACCGCAGCCATCAACGGCACGCAGAACCCGCTACGCTGCGGTGGCCATGGCCGGTGCCGTGATTTATGCCGTGGTGGACGTTGTCCTTCACCTGCTGCCGCCGCACTACAATCCCATCAGCGACGCCGAGAGCAACCTCGCCGTGGGGCCCTTCGGCTGGATCATGAACCTGAATTTCCTCGGCCGGGCGGCCATGACTTTCTGCCTGATCGCGGCCGTGAACGGCACGGGACCGGCATCGGGCCTGCGGCGGACGGGCACCGGACTCCTGGCCGTCGGAGGCGTGTGCTCGGGCGTTCTGGCCTTCTTCTCGACGGATGTTCATGACGCGGGCACGTCCGTCCCGCGGATTTCCACCGTTGAAGGAGCCATTCACCTGTATGTCTCGGGATTAGGGTTCCTCGCCGCGATGGCGGCCTTCGTCTCGTTGACGCTGTGGATCCGGACCAGCCCGCAGCTTCGCACCGCGTACCCCGCCGCATTGGCCTTCACCCTGCTGGCCGGCGCCGGCCTCGCGTCCCTGGGCCTGGCCATCGCCCTTGCCCCGGAGCTGCTTGGCTTGGCGGAGCGGATCTGCCTGGTTGGAATCCTCGGCTGGGCATTCGCTGTCTGTGCCGCTATCCGGCGGCCCGTTACTCGCGCGCTGTAG
- a CDS encoding DUF5956 family protein: MSPTDWDEVPDGARSGEWVEVPETGWDMLAAWAAGTENVRKLPVDDTGREVRVTIETDGVTRTRMEPFTAQDRQAVDEGIEDYLRDAGAPVPPRGFVWLMRLPPGVASEEQLSREINRGIAEAAPGAVHPADIVPVMEDILDRLYGRD, encoded by the coding sequence ATGAGTCCGACTGACTGGGATGAGGTCCCGGATGGCGCCCGAAGCGGTGAGTGGGTCGAGGTGCCCGAGACGGGTTGGGACATGCTCGCGGCTTGGGCCGCCGGCACCGAAAATGTGCGCAAGCTTCCCGTTGACGACACCGGCCGGGAGGTGCGGGTCACGATCGAGACCGACGGAGTGACACGGACACGGATGGAGCCGTTCACCGCCCAGGACCGGCAGGCCGTCGACGAGGGCATCGAGGACTATCTGAGGGACGCTGGCGCGCCCGTACCGCCGCGCGGTTTCGTCTGGCTGATGCGGCTGCCTCCCGGCGTTGCCTCCGAAGAGCAACTGTCGCGGGAGATTAACCGCGGCATCGCGGAGGCCGCCCCCGGGGCGGTCCATCCTGCCGACATCGTCCCCGTCATGGAGGACATCCTCGACCGTCTCTACGGGCGGGACTGA
- a CDS encoding MBL fold metallo-hydrolase — protein sequence MIEITGTLQRQAWMDKRLPPVERLDGGLWSVPVVFPNNPMRYTLSYVMVDGGDCLVIDPGFDSDEGYAQLAAALERIGPGISGVTGVFATHYHTDHLGMARRLADAAGTWVAVGRRDRDVLRGYGEPAEALEADLLQYRSWGVPEEQLAEVLLPRLAFERIREEAAVDRVLDGGEELPVGSRILRTEATPGHTPGHLMLWDDAARLVLSGDHILPRITPNVSLVPHEHPDPLRSYLTSLERTAEAEDHEVLPAHEYRFKGIGRRARALRAHSMERLDEVLAALAAQTDPTVYTVAGRIGWSRGWDSLGGFQLRIALSETAAHIQYLATSGLHSGVPGLPAVPDEPGVPGVPGVPVTAASGFRTSAAE from the coding sequence ATGATCGAGATTACGGGCACCCTGCAGCGGCAGGCGTGGATGGACAAGCGGCTGCCGCCGGTCGAGCGGCTGGACGGCGGGCTGTGGTCCGTTCCGGTGGTCTTCCCGAACAATCCGATGCGCTACACGCTGAGCTATGTAATGGTCGACGGCGGCGACTGCCTGGTCATCGATCCGGGCTTCGACTCGGATGAGGGTTATGCGCAGCTGGCCGCCGCGCTGGAGCGGATCGGCCCCGGGATCTCCGGAGTGACCGGGGTCTTCGCGACGCACTACCACACCGACCATCTGGGGATGGCGCGGCGGCTGGCCGATGCCGCCGGCACGTGGGTGGCGGTGGGGCGGCGGGACCGCGACGTCCTGCGCGGCTACGGCGAGCCCGCCGAGGCGCTCGAGGCAGACCTGCTGCAGTACCGGAGCTGGGGCGTGCCCGAGGAGCAGCTGGCGGAGGTGCTGCTGCCGCGGCTCGCCTTCGAACGGATCCGCGAGGAGGCGGCGGTAGACCGGGTGCTGGACGGCGGCGAGGAACTGCCGGTCGGGAGCCGTATCCTGCGGACGGAGGCGACGCCGGGGCACACGCCCGGGCACCTGATGCTCTGGGACGATGCCGCCCGGCTGGTGCTCAGCGGCGACCACATCCTCCCGCGCATCACGCCGAACGTCTCGCTGGTTCCGCACGAGCACCCCGATCCGCTGCGCAGCTACCTGACGTCGCTCGAGCGCACCGCGGAGGCGGAGGACCACGAGGTGCTGCCGGCCCACGAGTACCGGTTCAAGGGCATCGGCCGCCGCGCCCGTGCCCTGCGCGCGCACTCGATGGAGCGGCTGGACGAGGTCCTCGCCGCCCTCGCCGCCCAAACGGATCCGACGGTCTACACCGTGGCCGGCCGGATCGGCTGGTCCCGCGGCTGGGACTCGCTCGGCGGCTTCCAGCTCCGGATAGCGCTGAGCGAGACGGCAGCGCACATCCAGTACCTCGCGACGTCGGGACTTCACTCCGGCGTCCCCGGGCTTCCCGCGGTGCCGGACGAGCCGGGCGTGCCGGGTGTGCCGGGTGTGCCGGTGACGGCGGCGTCCGGTTTCCGGACCTCGGCGGCGGAGTAA
- a CDS encoding alpha/beta hydrolase, producing MRVGYRRTLWAAAAAASVLATLAGGLLLWLRFSPRPLAVLLRALSDRDGRRTAQAMARHVPDGIAELLDQRYLGHRVHTCLDVFFPEKAAAESLRLPTVVWIHGGAWISGNKNDVANYLRILASYGFTAVGVDYSLAHTRRYPAPVRQSAAALRYLERHADRLHIDTERIVLAGDSAGAQIAAQLALVVADADYAGKLGIASPIGAGKLRAVLLHSGAYDLSLAGASGAGNQNYLRTVLWSYTGARDYLERPYIALASVAQHVDGRFPPAFVSAGDADPLLPHSLGLVAALKAKGAEVEEFFPRAEKGLGHQYQFDLRQEAAWQVLRLSVEFLRRRTG from the coding sequence ATGCGGGTCGGTTACCGGCGGACACTGTGGGCCGCCGCCGCGGCCGCCTCTGTCCTGGCGACACTGGCCGGGGGCCTGTTGCTCTGGCTGCGCTTCAGCCCGCGTCCGCTGGCGGTCCTGCTGCGGGCCCTTTCCGACCGGGACGGGCGGCGCACCGCCCAGGCGATGGCGCGGCACGTGCCGGACGGGATCGCGGAACTGCTGGACCAGCGCTACCTGGGCCACCGGGTCCACACGTGCCTGGACGTGTTCTTTCCGGAGAAGGCGGCGGCGGAGTCGCTGCGCCTACCCACAGTGGTCTGGATCCACGGAGGCGCCTGGATCTCGGGCAACAAGAACGACGTCGCCAATTACCTGCGGATCCTGGCCTCCTACGGGTTCACCGCCGTGGGCGTCGATTATTCGCTGGCCCACACGCGGCGCTATCCGGCCCCGGTCCGCCAGAGTGCCGCGGCGCTGCGCTACCTCGAGCGCCACGCCGACCGGCTGCATATCGACACGGAACGCATCGTGCTGGCCGGGGACTCGGCCGGCGCGCAGATCGCGGCGCAGTTGGCCCTGGTGGTCGCCGACGCGGACTATGCCGGGAAGCTGGGCATTGCGTCGCCCATCGGCGCCGGGAAGCTGCGCGCCGTACTGCTGCACAGCGGGGCCTACGACTTGTCGCTGGCGGGGGCCAGCGGGGCCGGAAACCAGAACTATCTGCGCACCGTGCTGTGGTCCTACACCGGGGCCAGGGACTACCTGGAGCGGCCGTACATAGCGCTGGCATCGGTCGCCCAGCACGTGGACGGCAGGTTCCCGCCGGCGTTCGTCTCCGCCGGCGACGCCGACCCGCTGCTGCCGCACTCCCTGGGGCTGGTGGCTGCGCTCAAGGCGAAGGGCGCCGAGGTGGAGGAGTTCTTCCCCCGGGCGGAGAAGGGGCTGGGTCACCAGTACCAGTTCGACCTGCGCCAAGAGGCGGCGTGGCAGGTGCTGCGGCTCAGCGTGGAGTTCCTCCGCCGCCGGACCGGCTGA
- a CDS encoding NAD(P)-dependent alcohol dehydrogenase → MKINALVVEGKDAPFVREELELDAPGPGEVLVKVAAVGLCHTDLITQAGDMPLPLPGVLGHEGAGVVEAVGPDVTSVAPGDHVIMGWPYCGECTNCLRGEHRYCLRLGEALVSGARFKGPDAGKSAYTRADGSKISGHFFGQSSFADYSLALASSLVKVDQDIPLELVGPLACGITTGAGAVFNTAKPEPGQSLVVYGAGAVGLAAVMAAKNTPAATIIAIDLHDSRLELAREFGATHTINSGKANALEEIQRICGGPADYVLECTGNIKVLEEAAEAVGMLGTLILIGGAPAEARFSVDHLRTLWGKRIIGTLGGSTTSQQLIPGLIALYKAGRFPFNKLVKYYGFDEIDQAVADSTSGGTIKAVLKTAG, encoded by the coding sequence TTGAAGATCAATGCGCTGGTAGTCGAGGGCAAGGACGCCCCGTTTGTCCGCGAGGAGCTCGAGCTGGATGCTCCCGGGCCGGGCGAGGTGCTGGTGAAGGTCGCCGCCGTCGGGCTCTGCCACACCGACCTGATCACCCAGGCCGGCGACATGCCGCTGCCGCTGCCGGGCGTGCTGGGCCACGAGGGTGCCGGCGTCGTGGAGGCCGTCGGGCCGGACGTGACCAGCGTGGCCCCGGGCGACCACGTCATCATGGGCTGGCCGTACTGCGGCGAATGCACGAACTGTCTGCGCGGCGAGCACCGGTACTGCCTGCGCCTGGGCGAGGCGCTGGTCAGCGGCGCGCGGTTCAAGGGACCGGACGCCGGCAAGTCGGCGTACACCCGCGCCGACGGCAGCAAGATCTCCGGCCATTTCTTCGGCCAGTCCTCGTTCGCCGACTACTCGCTGGCCCTGGCCTCGTCGCTGGTCAAGGTTGACCAGGACATCCCGCTGGAGCTCGTCGGGCCGCTGGCCTGCGGCATCACCACCGGCGCCGGTGCCGTGTTCAACACCGCCAAGCCCGAGCCCGGCCAGTCGCTCGTGGTGTACGGGGCCGGCGCCGTCGGCCTCGCCGCCGTCATGGCCGCGAAGAACACGCCGGCCGCCACCATCATCGCCATCGACCTGCACGATTCGCGGCTGGAACTGGCCCGCGAATTCGGCGCAACGCACACCATCAACTCCGGGAAGGCCAACGCCCTGGAGGAGATCCAGCGGATCTGCGGCGGTCCCGCCGACTACGTGCTGGAGTGCACCGGCAACATCAAGGTGCTGGAGGAGGCCGCCGAGGCGGTCGGCATGCTGGGCACCCTGATCCTGATCGGCGGAGCCCCGGCCGAGGCGCGCTTCTCCGTGGACCACCTGCGCACACTGTGGGGCAAGCGGATCATCGGCACGCTCGGCGGCTCCACCACCTCCCAGCAGCTCATCCCCGGACTGATCGCGCTCTACAAGGCCGGGCGCTTCCCCTTCAACAAGCTGGTCAAGTACTACGGTTTCGACGAAATCGACCAGGCCGTCGCGGATTCCACCTCCGGCGGCACCATCAAGGCCGTGCTCAAAACCGCCGGCTAG
- a CDS encoding benzaldehyde dehydrogenase produces the protein MSLLETSLWEGKIYVNGWREGGSGAADSIEPATGDVLGRYGVASVEDVKEAAAAASAAQKEWAARKPEERAAVLRRAGQLWEEHAEEIQSWLVRESGGIGPKAGLETHIAANECYEASALPSLPAGDVLTTNENRWSFARRRPVGVVSVIAPFNFPLILSIRAVAPALALGNAVLLKPDPRTAVSGGVTLMRIFEEAGLPAGLLALLPGGADIGAAVVEAPEVRVIAFTGSTAAGRKIGESAARNLKRVHLELGGNNAMIVLPGADLAKAASAAAFGSFMHQGQVCMTTGRHIVHEDIYEDYVAALAEKAKNLPVGDPKTGTVAIGPIIDEHQLKRIDSIVQDAVSAGARLAAGGTNNGPFYQPTVLADLDRSNAAWKDEIFGPVAPVTKFATIDEAVELANNNEYGLSLSILGDVGLAMQIADSVDSGKVHINEQTVSDEANSPFGGTKNSGNGSRIGGHQANMESFTELQWLTVRPEIAEYPF, from the coding sequence ATGTCCCTGCTTGAAACCTCCCTCTGGGAGGGCAAGATCTACGTCAACGGCTGGCGCGAGGGCGGCAGCGGCGCCGCGGACAGCATCGAACCGGCCACCGGAGACGTGCTGGGCCGCTACGGCGTGGCCTCGGTCGAGGACGTCAAGGAGGCGGCCGCCGCAGCCTCCGCCGCGCAGAAGGAGTGGGCCGCCCGCAAGCCCGAGGAACGCGCCGCCGTACTGCGCCGCGCCGGCCAGCTCTGGGAAGAGCACGCCGAGGAAATCCAGTCCTGGCTCGTCCGCGAATCCGGCGGCATCGGCCCCAAGGCAGGGCTGGAGACCCACATCGCCGCCAACGAATGCTACGAAGCCTCCGCACTGCCGTCGCTGCCGGCCGGCGACGTGCTCACCACTAACGAGAACCGCTGGTCCTTTGCCCGCCGCCGCCCGGTCGGCGTCGTCTCCGTGATCGCGCCGTTCAACTTCCCGCTGATCCTCTCGATCCGCGCCGTCGCGCCGGCCCTCGCACTGGGCAACGCCGTGTTGCTCAAGCCGGACCCCCGGACCGCGGTCAGCGGCGGCGTCACCCTGATGCGCATCTTCGAGGAAGCCGGCCTGCCCGCCGGGCTGCTGGCCCTGCTGCCGGGCGGCGCGGACATCGGTGCCGCCGTCGTCGAAGCCCCCGAAGTACGCGTGATCGCCTTCACCGGCTCCACCGCCGCCGGCCGCAAGATCGGCGAATCAGCGGCCCGCAACCTCAAGCGCGTGCACCTGGAACTCGGCGGCAACAATGCCATGATCGTGCTGCCCGGCGCGGATCTGGCCAAGGCCGCCTCCGCCGCCGCCTTCGGCTCCTTCATGCACCAGGGCCAGGTCTGCATGACCACCGGCCGGCACATCGTCCACGAAGACATCTACGAGGACTACGTCGCGGCGCTGGCCGAGAAGGCGAAGAACCTGCCCGTCGGCGACCCGAAGACCGGCACCGTCGCCATCGGCCCGATCATCGACGAGCACCAGCTCAAGCGCATCGACTCGATCGTCCAGGACGCCGTCTCCGCCGGCGCCCGGCTCGCTGCCGGCGGCACCAACAACGGCCCGTTCTACCAGCCCACCGTGCTGGCCGACCTCGACCGGTCCAACGCCGCCTGGAAGGACGAAATCTTCGGCCCCGTCGCCCCGGTGACCAAGTTCGCCACCATCGACGAAGCCGTGGAACTGGCCAACAACAACGAGTATGGCCTCTCCCTGTCCATCCTCGGCGACGTCGGCCTGGCCATGCAGATCGCCGACAGCGTCGACTCCGGCAAGGTCCACATCAACGAGCAGACCGTCTCCGACGAAGCCAACTCCCCCTTCGGCGGCACAAAGAACTCCGGCAACGGCTCGCGCATCGGCGGCCACCAGGCCAACATGGAGTCCTTCACCGAACTCCAGTGGCTCACCGTGCGCCCGGAAATCGCCGAGTACCCCTTCTAG
- a CDS encoding YciI family protein → MEFVEMYSIRDGVDRSRILETFPRHKAFYEAFQADGGGLVALGPFQTTDPAGASMGIFTTHEDAERFIAGDPFITEGLAEPRILEWDAVRFE, encoded by the coding sequence ATGGAATTCGTCGAGATGTACAGCATCAGGGACGGCGTCGACCGCTCGCGCATCCTTGAGACGTTCCCCCGCCACAAGGCCTTCTACGAGGCATTCCAGGCCGACGGCGGCGGGCTCGTCGCGCTCGGTCCGTTCCAAACCACCGACCCTGCTGGTGCATCGATGGGTATCTTCACCACACACGAGGACGCCGAGCGATTCATCGCCGGTGACCCGTTCATCACCGAGGGGCTGGCAGAACCGCGGATCCTTGAGTGGGACGCCGTGCGGTTCGAATAG
- a CDS encoding DUF4232 domain-containing protein gives MTDSRRAAPPALRPALVFGAITAAVWLLTTTAYALVAGLGLPVPMGAVGLVFPGTIPGWLASSAGPWPVLGVVVSTLAAGALAFALAPLVLSAAGPQRRGLLVLALWFVVLLAAALAGGLMVLGGIAAYWPPLRLLDLVTPVAPAVATATYWGLLWGWIPAVLAAKAWGNAAAAPEGGRARWLRPLPAVLFGVLLVAAFPLAQAANRAEAPEPPVAEPLPEPVVYGSPEVSMAVEDGAPESPNPSGEPWCTGGDTAVVLGGGDAATGHRAQELRITNTGDADCLLARYPDIAFDDEGGSAMSVLVFRGGTFMTDDPGLEPLTLPPGGSARALLGWNAMAAAGDVRAGAVLVAPYAGTGREKLSLVLDIVNGGAVAVTAWHADGA, from the coding sequence GTGACTGACTCCCGGCGCGCGGCGCCTCCTGCCCTTCGTCCGGCGCTGGTCTTCGGGGCGATAACCGCCGCAGTGTGGCTGTTGACGACGACTGCCTACGCCCTGGTCGCCGGTCTCGGGCTGCCCGTGCCGATGGGCGCCGTCGGGCTGGTCTTCCCCGGGACGATTCCGGGCTGGCTGGCGTCCTCTGCAGGTCCCTGGCCGGTGCTGGGCGTCGTCGTTTCGACCCTGGCGGCCGGCGCCTTGGCGTTCGCGCTGGCTCCGCTGGTGCTGTCGGCCGCCGGACCGCAACGCCGCGGCCTGCTGGTGTTGGCCCTGTGGTTCGTGGTGCTGCTCGCGGCGGCGCTGGCCGGGGGACTGATGGTGCTGGGCGGTATAGCCGCCTACTGGCCGCCGCTGCGTCTGCTCGACCTGGTGACTCCGGTGGCTCCGGCCGTCGCGACCGCTACCTACTGGGGCCTGCTGTGGGGCTGGATACCGGCCGTGCTGGCGGCCAAGGCCTGGGGTAACGCTGCGGCCGCCCCGGAAGGCGGGCGGGCCCGGTGGCTGCGTCCGCTGCCGGCCGTGCTTTTCGGCGTGCTGCTCGTGGCGGCGTTCCCGCTGGCGCAGGCGGCAAACCGGGCGGAAGCCCCGGAGCCTCCGGTGGCCGAGCCGCTCCCGGAACCGGTGGTCTACGGGTCCCCGGAGGTGTCCATGGCGGTGGAGGATGGCGCGCCGGAATCACCCAATCCCTCTGGTGAGCCGTGGTGCACCGGCGGGGACACCGCCGTCGTACTGGGTGGCGGGGATGCCGCCACGGGACACCGCGCCCAGGAACTGCGGATCACGAATACGGGCGACGCCGACTGCCTGCTGGCCCGCTACCCGGACATCGCATTCGACGACGAGGGCGGCTCCGCGATGAGCGTGCTGGTGTTCCGCGGCGGGACCTTCATGACGGACGATCCCGGGCTGGAGCCGCTCACGCTCCCGCCCGGAGGCTCGGCCCGTGCCCTGCTCGGCTGGAACGCAATGGCCGCCGCGGGTGACGTCCGGGCCGGCGCCGTGCTGGTGGCGCCGTATGCGGGAACCGGGCGCGAAAAGCTGTCGCTGGTCCTCGACATCGTCAACGGCGGCGCGGTCGCGGTGACCGCTTGGCATGCCGACGGCGCCTAG